In Syntrophorhabdaceae bacterium, one DNA window encodes the following:
- a CDS encoding sigma 54-interacting transcriptional regulator, whose product MVETLKRKNAELAALLDVSMILNSSFDLENNLLHAMKTLSDQLEMNRGTVTLLDKNTGELRIAVAYGLTREQIARGKYRIGEGIVGRVVESSSPMVIPDLGKEPLFLNRTKARIQKDNVSFLCVPITIKDEILGVLSVDRIFDEMVSVDEDLRVLQIIATLIGQAIKIYGAYESQRKEKEDLATELRTRYSLPNIISVSDKMQDVIKTCLKVAKSRANVLLRGESGTGKELIAKAVHYESDRANMPFIALNCAALPETLLEAELFGYEKGAFTGAVGTKPGRFELANKGTILLDEIGDISMPIQAKLLRVLQEHTFERLGGTRSIHVDVRVVAATNRNLEEMVRLGKFREDLYWRLNVVPIFIPPLRERKEDIPPLVDFFLKRYNKEYNKDITVRPDTLKRLMEYEWQGNVRELENTIERLVVLNDSGIIKADDLPSYIKDSVTLKSNFSDSSLIKEKEGLEKERIIEALKKCNFNQSKAARLLGITTRQIGYKIQKYGIMNKIDETKV is encoded by the coding sequence ATGGTAGAGACGCTTAAGAGAAAGAATGCAGAACTGGCAGCATTACTCGATGTGAGCATGATACTCAATTCTTCCTTTGATCTGGAAAATAATCTCCTGCATGCCATGAAGACGCTATCGGATCAGCTTGAAATGAACCGTGGGACTGTAACACTGCTTGACAAAAATACTGGTGAGTTAAGAATTGCAGTGGCATATGGGCTTACAAGAGAGCAGATAGCAAGGGGTAAATATAGAATAGGAGAGGGTATTGTAGGCAGGGTTGTGGAATCAAGCTCACCTATGGTAATACCTGATCTGGGCAAAGAGCCCTTGTTTCTTAACAGAACAAAGGCGAGGATTCAAAAAGACAATGTCTCCTTTTTATGTGTTCCCATCACTATAAAAGATGAGATACTCGGCGTCCTTTCTGTAGACAGGATATTTGATGAGATGGTATCTGTAGATGAAGACTTAAGGGTTTTACAGATCATAGCCACACTTATAGGTCAGGCAATAAAGATCTACGGTGCCTATGAAAGCCAGAGAAAGGAAAAGGAAGATCTTGCCACCGAACTGAGAACAAGATATAGCCTGCCTAATATCATATCTGTATCTGACAAGATGCAGGATGTAATAAAGACCTGCCTTAAGGTGGCAAAGAGTAGGGCAAATGTCCTTTTAAGGGGAGAAAGTGGAACAGGTAAGGAGCTAATTGCTAAGGCAGTCCATTATGAAAGCGATAGGGCAAATATGCCCTTTATAGCCTTAAATTGTGCTGCATTACCTGAGACACTTCTTGAGGCAGAACTGTTCGGTTATGAAAAAGGTGCATTTACAGGTGCAGTAGGGACAAAACCTGGAAGATTTGAACTGGCAAACAAAGGGACTATATTACTTGATGAGATAGGGGATATAAGCATGCCTATTCAGGCAAAATTATTGAGGGTATTACAGGAGCATACGTTTGAGCGTTTGGGAGGCACAAGGTCTATTCATGTAGATGTAAGGGTTGTAGCAGCAACAAATAGAAACCTCGAGGAGATGGTGAGGTTGGGTAAATTCAGAGAAGATCTATACTGGCGGTTAAATGTTGTGCCCATATTCATACCGCCGTTGAGGGAGAGAAAAGAGGATATTCCACCCCTCGTAGATTTTTTCCTGAAAAGATACAACAAAGAATATAATAAAGATATTACAGTAAGACCTGATACATTGAAGCGCCTTATGGAATATGAATGGCAAGGAAATGTGAGGGAACTGGAGAATACCATAGAAAGACTTGTGGTTCTCAATGACTCAGGAATTATAAAAGCCGATGATCTGCCATCCTATATAAAAGACAGTGTTACGCTAAAAAGTAATTTCTCTGATAGCTCCCTTATAAAAGAGAAGGAGGGTCTTGAAAAGGAGAGGATTATAGAGGCATTGAAAAAGTGTAATTTTAATCAGTCAAAGGCAGCAAGACTATTGGGTATAACCACTCGGCAGATAGGCTATAAAATACAAAAATATGGAATTATGAATAAAATAGACGAAACTAAAGTATAA
- a CDS encoding ammonium transporter, translated as MKRILTNVIWMSFLSINVFAQENNPIPSGGINSGDTAWMIMATALVMLMTVPGLALFYGGLAKRKDTLNTIAMSFAAFALVSILWVIYGYTFTFGDDIKGFIGNPTKLFLSGIGIKSVIDAANTIPEYIFIVYQLTFAAITVALASGAFIERMKFSAWVVFTILWMTFVYVPIAHWVWGNGFLEKLGALDFAGGTVVHINAGIAALVGVLLLGKRRDTSLIPHNLTMVATGTGLLWFGWFGFNAGSALSANGIAGAAFINTNTATAMAAISWMTAEWLATKRPTLLGLCSGAVAGLVTITPSAGFVNIIGSLVIGILAGIVPYIAVTKIKPLFGYDDTLDVFGIHGVAGILGALLTGIFADPSINEAGKGLLYGNPGQFTKQLIAVLVTIVYSGGLTALIFYVIRAFTGLRSRVDDEIIGLDESMHGEKAYNLHI; from the coding sequence ATGAAAAGGATATTAACAAACGTTATATGGATGAGTTTTTTATCAATAAATGTATTTGCGCAAGAGAATAACCCTATACCATCTGGGGGCATAAATAGCGGCGATACAGCATGGATGATCATGGCCACTGCCCTTGTTATGCTCATGACTGTTCCAGGTCTTGCACTCTTTTATGGAGGTCTTGCAAAAAGAAAGGATACCTTAAATACAATAGCCATGTCATTTGCTGCCTTTGCCCTGGTGAGTATCCTATGGGTAATATATGGATATACTTTTACATTTGGTGATGACATAAAAGGTTTTATAGGCAACCCCACAAAGCTATTTCTTTCAGGTATAGGGATTAAAAGTGTTATAGATGCAGCAAATACTATTCCTGAATACATATTCATAGTTTATCAACTCACTTTTGCAGCCATAACCGTTGCCCTTGCGAGTGGTGCTTTTATAGAAAGGATGAAGTTTTCTGCATGGGTAGTCTTTACCATCCTTTGGATGACATTTGTTTATGTCCCTATTGCACACTGGGTATGGGGCAATGGTTTTCTTGAAAAATTGGGAGCCCTGGATTTTGCCGGTGGCACAGTAGTCCATATCAATGCAGGCATTGCAGCGCTTGTTGGAGTCCTCCTTCTCGGTAAAAGAAGGGATACCTCGCTTATACCCCATAACCTCACCATGGTGGCAACAGGCACAGGCCTGCTATGGTTTGGTTGGTTTGGTTTTAATGCAGGCTCTGCACTTTCGGCAAACGGCATTGCAGGTGCAGCATTTATAAACACTAATACTGCCACGGCTATGGCAGCTATATCCTGGATGACGGCAGAATGGCTTGCCACAAAGAGACCTACTTTGTTGGGGCTATGTTCTGGCGCTGTGGCAGGCCTTGTGACAATAACACCGAGTGCGGGATTTGTAAATATTATAGGTTCCCTTGTTATAGGTATACTGGCAGGGATTGTCCCTTACATAGCCGTAACAAAGATAAAACCCCTGTTTGGATATGATGATACACTTGATGTATTCGGTATACATGGGGTAGCAGGGATCCTGGGTGCACTTCTCACAGGTATATTTGCAGACCCATCTATAAATGAAGCAGGCAAAGGACTTTTATACGGAAATCCCGGTCAATTTACAAAACAATTGATTGCTGTATTGGTAACGATTGTATATTCCGGCGGTCTTACAGCCCTTATATTTTATGTAATCCGTGCATTTACAGGTCTTAGGTCAAGGGTAGACGACGAGATCATCGGCCTTGACGAAAGTATGCACGGTGAAAAGGCATACAATTTGCATATATAA
- a CDS encoding P-II family nitrogen regulator, producing MKKIEAIIKPHRLDEIKTGLVNAGILNGMTVTEVRGFGRQKGYVEVYRGREYEVRFLPKVKIEIVMKDEDVDKAIEIIISKARTGELGDGKIFVYPVDRAVRISSRQQGEEAL from the coding sequence ATGAAAAAGATAGAGGCAATAATAAAACCCCACAGACTTGATGAAATAAAAACAGGTCTCGTAAATGCAGGTATACTGAACGGCATGACCGTCACAGAGGTAAGAGGCTTTGGAAGGCAAAAAGGCTACGTAGAGGTATATAGGGGTAGGGAATATGAGGTCAGGTTTTTACCCAAGGTTAAGATAGAGATAGTAATGAAAGATGAGGATGTGGATAAGGCAATAGAGATCATCATATCAAAGGCAAGAACCGGCGAACTCGGTGATGGAAAGATCTTTGTCTATCCTGTAGATAGAGCCGTAAGGATCAGCTCAAGACAGCAGGGTGAAGAAGCCCTGTAG
- a CDS encoding glutamate synthase-related protein: MKAWDLSGQFDNPLSIKDFPYIIRWREERCKRCGQCTSVCPMGAIAPSVKMMRIIESEGILPQPKIKTKAVHIIEQVKDIEHHCTGCSICQMVCPNEAIEPEYNPQNKFYHLKNTGGESYKRGGRRNDPNPSTLDRIKFTRISMLTDPALDAQRHEFKVTTYLGRLLQPESLPISNINGKITLNSSKDVFIPPVREIFPVMIGSMSIGALSPPMWEGLAMGVAYLNEVKGIPVVMCTGEGGVSPRLLRSRYLKYFVLQIASGYFGWDEIIHSLPYMKEDPAAIEIKYGQGAKPGDGGLLMAQKVIKLIAKIRGVPEGVDLASPPTHQTKYSIEEAVAKMIQSMSMAFGFRVPVYPKISGTKTATAVLNNLARNPYASALAIDGEDGGTGAAYNVSLDKMGHPIASNIRDCYLELVKQGKQNELPLIAAGGIGKKGNLAANAAALIMLGASAVQVGKYIMQATAGCLGDELNRCNICNTGKCPRGIATQDPKLYRRLDSEKVAERLVEIFSSCDTELKKIFAPMGRSTELPIGMSDALGVDDRDIAERLRISHVC; the protein is encoded by the coding sequence ATGAAGGCGTGGGATTTAAGCGGCCAGTTTGATAACCCTTTATCCATAAAAGACTTTCCCTATATAATCCGTTGGAGAGAGGAAAGGTGCAAAAGATGCGGGCAGTGCACATCTGTATGTCCTATGGGTGCCATTGCACCTTCTGTGAAGATGATGAGGATTATTGAATCAGAAGGCATTTTACCTCAACCAAAAATAAAGACAAAGGCAGTCCATATAATAGAACAGGTAAAGGATATAGAACATCACTGCACAGGATGCTCCATATGTCAGATGGTATGCCCCAATGAAGCCATAGAGCCTGAATATAATCCCCAGAATAAATTCTATCACCTCAAAAACACAGGTGGTGAATCATATAAAAGGGGTGGGAGAAGGAATGACCCTAATCCTTCAACCCTTGATAGGATTAAATTTACAAGGATCTCCATGCTCACCGACCCTGCCCTTGATGCCCAGAGACACGAGTTCAAGGTTACTACATATCTTGGGAGGTTGCTTCAGCCTGAAAGCCTTCCAATCTCAAATATCAACGGTAAAATTACATTAAATTCAAGTAAGGATGTATTCATACCGCCTGTAAGGGAGATATTTCCTGTTATGATAGGCTCCATGTCTATAGGTGCCCTCTCTCCACCTATGTGGGAGGGTCTTGCCATGGGTGTAGCATATCTTAATGAAGTAAAGGGTATACCTGTTGTTATGTGCACAGGAGAAGGGGGTGTGTCGCCGAGATTACTTAGATCAAGATATTTAAAATACTTTGTCCTACAGATTGCATCAGGGTATTTTGGCTGGGATGAAATAATTCATAGTCTGCCATATATGAAAGAGGACCCTGCTGCAATAGAGATAAAATACGGTCAGGGTGCAAAACCAGGTGATGGTGGACTTCTCATGGCACAGAAGGTTATAAAGCTCATCGCAAAGATAAGGGGTGTCCCTGAAGGGGTAGATCTTGCCTCCCCCCCTACCCATCAGACAAAATATTCTATAGAAGAGGCTGTGGCAAAGATGATACAGTCCATGTCCATGGCATTTGGATTCAGAGTCCCTGTATATCCAAAGATATCGGGGACAAAGACCGCCACAGCAGTTCTCAACAATCTTGCCCGTAACCCTTATGCATCGGCTCTGGCCATAGACGGTGAAGACGGTGGCACAGGCGCTGCATACAATGTCTCTCTTGATAAGATGGGACACCCCATTGCATCCAACATAAGGGACTGCTATCTTGAACTGGTTAAACAGGGAAAACAAAACGAACTACCCCTTATTGCAGCAGGGGGTATTGGAAAAAAAGGCAATCTGGCAGCAAACGCAGCAGCCTTAATTATGTTAGGTGCATCTGCTGTCCAGGTAGGAAAATATATTATGCAGGCTACTGCAGGTTGTCTCGGTGATGAATTGAATAGATGTAATATCTGTAATACAGGCAAATGTCCTCGCGGGATAGCGACTCAGGATCCAAAGCTTTACAGGAGGCTTGATTCAGAAAAGGTGGCAGAGAGGCTTGTAGAAATATTCTCAAGCTGTGATACAGAACTTAAAAAGATATTTGCACCCATGGGCAGAAGCACAGAACTTCCCATAGGCATGTCAGATGCATTGGGTGTTGATGATAGAGACATAGCAGAAAGGTTGAGGATTAGCCATGTATGCTGA
- a CDS encoding FAD-dependent oxidoreductase — translation MYAERWEQIKENKNILEWIDENTAIINGNVRGERVTSRVLEDYIQDAIKKGAQILHIYADGQHGIGGRIWHNKGPVKIYVYGPIGQRCGSMGMPGTEIVVYGSASDDAGWLNCGAKITVLGDVTNGAFNAAAQGILYVQGGGGARCDTLTKHNPRFEPPQSWYLRDVGDSFAEFKAGGISVVCGFNPRNPENILGYRPCVGMVGGMIYFRGKIQGFSEADVRLLDITERDWEWLKENMVHFLSAVDRLSIYDELTSEPGDWKKLIALTPEERHLKRFVSMSIIDFRKDYWEKEVGEGGIFADYLEHDRWSVIPYIVSGELRRFKPIWSNEKYDPPCAYACPSHIPTHKRTKLIREGKIHDALSLMLMYSPIPETVCGEICPNLCMDTCTRGRHDTAVKVDRLVKIQKNISLPKIETKTGKKVAVIGGGPAGMSVAWQLVLKGHEVHLYEASDTLGGKMEKCIPKERLPKDIMNREIERFKGVGVHLHLNTKVDKDTFSDIYKTHDISVIACGAHMPRKIEFPGSEHAITAYEFLRSINEEKKPDLKEKKVVIIGAGNVGMDVASEAFIYGAESVTAVDIQKPAAFGKELEMAKRKGVEIIWPKSIERFQKDESKVYFKDNTSMDAHLVIIAIGDLPLLDFIPVSIHAEKGWIQVNEFYQTSDPKIYAIGDVTGLGLVTHAIGHGRMVAEHIHSRLMAKPYSHPKKDMIPYRRIKTEYYELCRDGFREPEKEAERCLSCGTCRDCHICEVTCYWGAIRRLELEDGGYQYVVDDEKCIGCGFCAQVCPCGIWEMVEN, via the coding sequence ATGTATGCTGAAAGATGGGAACAGATAAAAGAAAATAAAAACATTTTAGAATGGATAGATGAAAATACCGCTATTATAAACGGTAATGTGCGAGGAGAGCGGGTCACATCCCGTGTGCTTGAGGATTATATCCAAGATGCCATCAAGAAGGGAGCCCAAATATTACACATATACGCAGATGGGCAACACGGCATAGGTGGAAGGATATGGCACAACAAAGGCCCTGTAAAGATTTATGTCTATGGGCCTATAGGACAGAGATGCGGCTCTATGGGTATGCCAGGCACAGAGATAGTGGTATACGGTTCAGCCTCTGATGATGCAGGCTGGCTTAACTGCGGGGCAAAGATTACTGTTCTTGGGGATGTGACAAACGGTGCATTCAATGCTGCAGCCCAGGGTATATTATATGTCCAGGGAGGAGGAGGCGCAAGGTGCGATACCCTAACAAAGCACAACCCGAGATTTGAACCACCCCAGTCATGGTATCTCAGGGATGTGGGTGATAGTTTTGCCGAATTCAAGGCAGGGGGGATATCAGTAGTATGCGGTTTCAATCCCAGAAATCCTGAAAATATCCTCGGTTATAGACCCTGTGTCGGCATGGTGGGCGGGATGATATATTTCAGAGGAAAGATCCAAGGTTTCAGCGAGGCAGACGTGAGACTCCTTGATATAACAGAGCGGGATTGGGAGTGGCTTAAAGAAAATATGGTGCATTTTCTATCTGCTGTAGACAGGTTATCAATATACGATGAATTAACGTCAGAACCTGGTGATTGGAAAAAACTCATAGCCTTAACACCAGAAGAGAGGCATTTAAAAAGATTCGTATCTATGTCCATTATTGATTTTAGAAAAGATTATTGGGAGAAAGAGGTAGGCGAAGGAGGTATATTCGCCGATTATTTAGAACATGATAGATGGTCTGTTATACCCTATATAGTATCAGGTGAGCTAAGGAGATTTAAACCCATCTGGTCTAATGAAAAATATGACCCTCCTTGCGCATATGCATGTCCATCCCATATACCAACCCATAAAAGGACAAAACTTATAAGGGAGGGCAAGATACACGATGCGCTTTCGCTAATGCTTATGTATTCTCCTATCCCTGAGACCGTTTGTGGTGAGATATGTCCTAATCTCTGTATGGATACATGCACAAGGGGTAGACACGATACAGCCGTAAAGGTGGACAGGCTCGTAAAAATCCAAAAAAATATATCTCTACCTAAAATAGAGACCAAAACAGGAAAAAAGGTGGCAGTCATAGGAGGAGGACCGGCAGGCATGAGCGTTGCTTGGCAACTTGTCTTAAAAGGTCATGAAGTCCACCTCTATGAGGCATCAGATACACTTGGTGGAAAGATGGAGAAATGCATACCAAAAGAAAGACTGCCCAAGGATATAATGAACAGGGAAATAGAACGCTTTAAAGGCGTGGGTGTGCATCTTCATCTCAATACAAAGGTGGATAAAGATACCTTTAGCGATATCTACAAGACCCATGATATATCGGTCATAGCGTGTGGCGCCCATATGCCCAGAAAGATAGAGTTTCCCGGTTCAGAACATGCCATTACTGCATATGAGTTTCTGAGGTCTATTAATGAAGAAAAGAAGCCTGACCTGAAAGAAAAAAAGGTGGTTATTATCGGTGCCGGTAATGTGGGAATGGATGTGGCCTCTGAGGCATTTATATACGGCGCAGAATCTGTTACTGCCGTAGATATCCAGAAACCTGCTGCATTCGGGAAAGAGCTTGAGATGGCAAAAAGAAAGGGTGTTGAGATCATATGGCCCAAATCAATAGAACGTTTTCAAAAAGACGAATCCAAAGTATATTTTAAGGATAATACATCCATGGATGCCCATTTGGTAATCATTGCCATAGGGGATCTACCTCTACTGGATTTTATCCCCGTCTCCATCCATGCTGAAAAAGGATGGATTCAAGTGAATGAATTCTATCAAACATCTGACCCAAAGATATATGCCATAGGTGATGTAACAGGCCTTGGGCTTGTAACCCATGCCATAGGACATGGAAGGATGGTGGCAGAACATATCCATTCAAGGCTTATGGCAAAACCTTATTCACATCCAAAAAAAGACATGATCCCTTACAGGAGAATAAAAACAGAATACTATGAGCTCTGTAGGGATGGATTCCGTGAACCAGAGAAAGAGGCAGAAAGATGTCTCTCTTGCGGCACATGCAGGGACTGCCATATATGTGAGGTCACATGTTACTGGGGTGCCATAAGGAGGCTTGAGCTTGAAGACGGTGGTTACCAATATGTGGTAGATGATGAAAAATGTATAGGCTGCGGTTTCTGTGCCCAGGTATGTCCATGCGGCATATGGGAGATGGTGGAGAATTAA
- the carA gene encoding glutamine-hydrolyzing carbamoyl-phosphate synthase small subunit — translation MTKTNKAMLALSDGTVFEGYSFGAEGETKGEVVFNTSITGYEEILYDPSYKGQIVTMTYTQMGNYGINKEDVESRRPWVEGFIVKEPFSYPSNWRSEESLEHHLKTHNIVGIWGIDTRALTKHLREIGSMNGVISTVDLDPFRLVKKAKAHPSMAGLNLVDSVTCDKPYKWEQGLWDLEKGYMYPKDHEKRFHVVVYDFGVKYNILRNLVSAGCKITVVPAHTSYTDVLELNPHGIVLSNGPGDPEPVKYAIENIKHLIEKKPIFGICLGHQLLGLALGGRTYKLKFGHRGGNQPVMDLRTKKVEITSQNHGFAVDMESLQHTAHITHINLNDGTVEGLSHKELPLFSVQYHPEASPGPHDASYLYPLFIDMMKRHMDS, via the coding sequence ATGACTAAAACAAACAAGGCCATGCTTGCCCTCTCAGACGGCACAGTATTCGAGGGATACTCATTCGGTGCAGAGGGGGAGACAAAAGGAGAGGTGGTATTTAATACATCTATAACAGGATATGAGGAGATACTCTATGACCCCTCTTATAAGGGTCAAATAGTAACCATGACCTATACCCAGATGGGAAATTATGGCATTAACAAGGAGGACGTGGAATCGAGAAGGCCGTGGGTAGAGGGTTTCATCGTAAAAGAACCGTTTTCATATCCCAGCAACTGGCGATCAGAAGAATCCCTGGAACACCACCTTAAAACACATAATATTGTAGGCATATGGGGTATAGACACAAGGGCACTTACAAAGCATCTGAGAGAAATTGGATCTATGAATGGAGTCATCTCTACAGTTGACCTTGATCCTTTCAGATTAGTAAAAAAGGCCAAGGCACATCCTTCCATGGCAGGTCTTAACCTTGTAGATTCTGTCACCTGTGATAAGCCATACAAATGGGAACAAGGATTATGGGATTTGGAAAAAGGTTATATGTATCCTAAAGACCATGAAAAGAGATTTCATGTAGTAGTCTATGACTTTGGGGTCAAGTATAATATCTTAAGAAACCTTGTGAGTGCAGGATGCAAGATAACCGTAGTCCCAGCCCATACCTCTTATACAGATGTTTTGGAGTTAAACCCTCATGGCATAGTCCTATCCAATGGTCCTGGTGATCCTGAACCGGTTAAATATGCCATAGAAAACATAAAACACCTGATAGAAAAAAAACCCATCTTCGGTATATGTTTAGGTCACCAACTTCTGGGTCTTGCCCTTGGCGGCAGAACATATAAGCTTAAATTCGGTCACAGAGGAGGCAATCAGCCTGTAATGGACCTAAGGACCAAAAAAGTAGAGATTACATCGCAGAACCACGGCTTTGCAGTGGATATGGAAAGCCTGCAACATACGGCACATATCACCCATATCAACCTTAATGATGGGACAGTAGAGGGTTTAAGCCACAAGGAACTACCCCTCTTCTCAGTTCAGTATCACCCTGAGGCATCCCCTGGACCCCATGATGCAAGCTATCTTTATCCACTGTTTATAGATATGATGAAAAGACATATGGATTCATAA